A stretch of the Brassica napus cultivar Da-Ae unplaced genomic scaffold, Da-Ae ScsIHWf_550;HRSCAF=826, whole genome shotgun sequence genome encodes the following:
- the LOC106451951 gene encoding non-specific lipid-transfer protein 2-like has protein sequence MVMIKASWVSLFAIAAVLLVILAPAAEAVTCSPMQLSPCAQAITSSSPPSALCCAKLKEQKPCLCGYMRNPSLRRFVSSPNARKVSNRCKLPIPRC, from the coding sequence atggtgATGATCAAGGCTTCATGGGTGTCCCTTTTCGCCATCGCGGCGGTTCTCCTAGTGATTCTAGCCCCGGCGGCAGAAGCAGTGACGTGCTCGCCAATGCAGCTAAGCCCATGTGCGCAGGCGATAACGTCGTCTTCTCCACCGTCAGCGTTGTGCTGCGCGAAGCTGAAGGAACAGAAGCCATGCCTATGTGGGTACATGAGAAACCCTAGCCTCCGTCGCTTCGTCAGCTCTCCCAACGCTCGTAAAGTCTCTAACCGCTGCAAGCTCCCCATCCCAAGGTGTTGA
- the LOC125604436 gene encoding L-Ala-D/L-amino acid epimerase-like, with translation MFSIATSSSSQLFNFQNSPKSFIPVMSAASGFKTLTENFTVKVRKAENRELNVPLLSPFTIASSRLDSVGNVAIRIELSGGCVGWGEAPILPSVTAEDQLTAMVKSREACELLKELPEMKLGHVLEEIGGILPGHRFASVRAGVEMAMIDAAAKSVGVPLWKLFGGASNTITTDITIPIVSPAEASYLAAKYREEGFKTLKLKVGKNLRADIEVLQAIREIHPTCSFILDANEGYNTEEAVEVLQKLHEMKVTPVLFEQPVHRDNWEGLRHVTRVAKDRFGVSVAADESCRDLTDLKKIIKDDVVDVVNIKLAKSGVLEALEVIELARSSGIGLMIGGMVETRLAMGFSGHLAAGIGCFRFIDLDTPLLLASDPVQGGYKALGAVYEFTDEGGHGGYLH, from the exons ATGTTTTCGATCGCAACTTCTTCGTCTTCCCAACTcttcaattttcaaaattctCCGAAATCCTTTATCCCCGTCATGTCAGCGGCGTCTGGGTTCAAAACCCTGACGGAGAATTTCACTGTGAAGGTTCGTAAAGCAGAGAACCGCGAACTGAACGTCCCCCTGCTCTCCCCCTTCACCATCGCTTCGTCGCGCCTCGATTCCGTCGGAAACGTCGCGATTCGGATCGAGCTCAGCGGCGGATGCGTCGGCTGGGGAGAAGCTCCGATTTTACCCTCGGTGACGGCGGAGGATCAGCTCACGGCCATGGTTAAATCCCGGGAAGCTTGCGAGCTTCTCAAAGAGTTGCCGGAGATGAAGCTAGGTCACGTTCTTGAGGAGATCGGCGGGATTCTCCCTGGGCATCGATTTGCTTCT GTAAGAGCGGGGGTGGAGATGGCTATGATTGATGCTGCTGCTAAGAGCGTTGGAGTTCCCTTGTGGAAACTCTTTGGTGGTGCTTCCAATACAATCACCACCGATATTACA ATTCCGATAGTTTCTCCAGCTGAAGCTTCATACTTGGCTGCAAAGTACAGAGAAGAAGGGTTTAAAACCTTGAAGCTCAAGGTTGGGAAGAACCTTAGGGCTGATATAGAAGTTCTCCAGGCTATACGTGAAATCCATCCTACTTGTTCCTTCATTTTGGATGCAAATGAGGGTTATAACAcagaggaagctgttgaagtTCTCCAAAAGCTTCATG AAATGAAGGTTACACCGGTTCTCTTTGAACAACCCGTCCACAGAGACAACTGGGAAGGTCTCAGGCATGTGACTCGAGTTGCAAAGGACAGATTTGGAGTCTCGGTTGCAGCTGACGAGAGTTGTAGAGACTTGACTGATCTCAAGAAAATCATAAAAGATGATGTGGTAGATGTTGTTAACATCAAACTCGCCAAATCCGGTGTCCTCGAGGCCCTTGAGGTAATTGAATTGGCTAGATCGTCTGGAATTGGGCTTATGATAGGGGGAATGGTGGAGACTAGACTAGCAATGGGGTTCTCCGGTCACCTTGCTGCTGGCATTGGATGTTTCAG ATTCATCGACTTGGACACTCCACTTCTTCTAGCTAGTGATCCCGTTCAAGGTGGCTACAAAG CACTGGGTGCTGTCTATGAGTTTACTGATGAAGGCGGTCACGGAGGATATCTTCACTGA
- the LOC106451950 gene encoding AP-3 complex subunit delta-like → MASSNSLMDSLFQRSLEDLIKGLRLGESTFISRSLEEIRREIKLTDLSTKSVALQKLSYLAALHGVDMAWAAFHAVEVVSSSRFAHKRIGYHAIAQSFSDQTPVMLLITNQLRKDLNSSNEHEVSLALECLARIGTDDLARDLTSEVFTLLGSSKALVRKKAIGVVLRVFDKYPDAVKVCFKRLVENLESSDPQLLSAVVGVFCELTAKDPRSYLPLAPEFYKILVDSRNNWVLIKVLKIFAKLASIEPRLAKKVADPVCEHMRKQNVGKSLLFECIRTVFSSLSDQETALKLAVAKIREFLVDDDPNLKYLGLHALSIVAGKHLWAVLENKEAVVKAMSDEDPNVKLEALHLLMAMVNEDNVTEISRILMNYALKSDPLFCNEIIGSILVACSRDSYEIIVDFDWYVSLLGEMARVPHCQRGKEIEHQLIDIGTRVKDARLELVRVSRALLIDPALLGNQFLHPILSAAAWASGEYVEFSKSPYEIAEALLQPRTCLLPDSIRAIYIHSAFKVLVFSLGAYFSAQEPTSPPLAQESTSSGHSVVNGFTYNSISSLVNMIELGLCSLSGTIDVEVQERAKNVLGFIGMIKHEIAEKATSQNSETEAHRAIAFMEDVFSEELGPVSSTAQEKVPLPEGLELNENLEGLQEICREVLEPMAESDYSSDKVSFSVAKLRIRDQEEASSSLPPPLESSSLLAEHRKRHGLYYLSSQKSEDHNDREGNDNNTSNEYPPANEISVDSFKPKKKISKPRPVVVKLDEGDEPKRKPDASSSNDESLSRAIQTALMGKGKGKEKEKERVKENHEMNVDTENIEQSSRREKKNKKNGERSSKRSSRRQRGKEASVTKPVEVPDLLL, encoded by the coding sequence ATGGCGTCTTCAAACTCCCTCATGGACAGCTTGTTCCAGCGCAGCCTCGAGGATCTGATCAAAGGCCTACGCCTCGGAGAATCCACCTTCATCTCCAGATCCCTAGAAGAAATCCGCCGCGAGATCAAGCTGACGGATCTCTCCACCAAATCCGTCGCCCTCCAGAAACTCTCCTACCTCGCCGCGCTCCACGGCGTCGACATGGCCTGGGCGGCGTTCCACGCCGTGGAGGTCGTTTCCTCATCTCGATTCGCGCACAAGAGGATCGGTTACCACGCGATTGCTCAGTCGTTCAGCGATCAGACGCCGGTTATGCTTCTGATCACGAACCAGCTCAGGAAGGATCTGAATAGTTCGAACGAGCACGAGGTGAGTCTCGCTCTTGAATGTTTGGCTAGGATTGGGACTGATGATCTAGCTAGGGATTTGACCTCTGAGGTGTTTACGCTGTTAGGTAGTAGTAAGGCTTTGGTTAGGAAGAAAGCTATAGGTGTGGTTTTGAGAGTTTTCGATAAGTATCCTGACGCTGTTAAGGTATGTTTCAAGCGTCTCGTTGAGAATCTTGAGAGCTCTGATCCTCAGCTTCTATCAGCTGTGGTTGGAGTGTTCTGTGAACTCACAGCAAAGGATCCAAGATCTTATCTTCCCTTAGCTCCTGAGTTTTACAAGATTCTTGTAGATTCGAGGAACAATTGGGTTCTGATTAAGGTTCTTAAGATATTTGCTAAATTGGCTTCTATTGAGCCTAGGTTGGCTAAGAAGGTGGCTGATCCGGTCTGTGAGCATATGAGGAAACAGAATGTGGGGAAGTCTTTGTTGTTTGAGTGTATTAGAACTGTGTTTAGTAGCTTGAGCGATCAGGAAACAGCTTTGAAGCTCGCGGTTGCTAAGATTAGGGAGTTTCTTGTGGATGATGATCCGAATCTCAAGTATCTCGGTCTTCATGCGTTGTCGATTGTTGCTGGAAAGCATTTGTGGGCTGTTTTGGAGAACAAAGAAGCTGTTGTGAAGGCTATGAGCGATGAGGATCCAAATGTTAAACTCGAGGCGTTGCATCTTTTAATGGCTATGGTGAATGAAGATAACGTGACTGAGATATCCCGGATTCTGATGAACTATGCGCTAAAGTCTGACCCTTTGTTCTGCAACGAGATTATTGGTTCCATTCTAGTGGCATGCTCGAGGGACTCGTATGAGATCATAGTTGACTTCGATTGGTACGTGTCTCTTCTCGGTGAGATGGCTAGAGTCCCACATTGTCAAAGAGGGAAAGAAATTGAGCATCAGTTGATTGATATCGGTACGAGGGTCAAAGATGCTAGACTGGAGCTGGTTCGGGTTTCTAGAGCCCTGCTTATTGATCCTGCATTGCTTGGTAATCAGTTCTTGCACCCGATATTGTCAGCAGCTGCTTGGGCTTCAGGGGAATACGTCGAGTTCTCTAAGTCCCCTTATGAGATTGCAGAGGCGCTCCTGCAGCCACGTACTTGTCTCTTACCAGATTCAATTAGAGCAATCTACATACATTCAGCTTTCAAAGTTCTTGTCTTCAGTCTCGGGGCATACTTCTCAGCCCAGGAGCCCACTTCCCCGCCCTTGGCTCAGGAGTCTACTAGCTCTGGTCATTCAGTGGTGAATGGTTTCACATACAACTCCATATCGAGTCTGGTGAATATGATTGAGTTGGGATTGTGCTCGTTATCCGGAACCATAGACGTGGAAGTGCAAGAGAGAGCTAAGAACGTTCTAGGATTCATTGGTATGATAAAGCATGAAATAGCTGAGAAAGCAACCTCACAAAACAGTGAAACAGAAGCTCATAGAGCTATAGCATTCATGGAAGATGTCTTCTCAGAAGAGCTTGGCCCTGTTTCTTCAACTGCACAAGAAAAAGTTCCTCTACCAGAAGGGTTAGAGCTGAATGAGAATCTTGAAGGTCTACAAGAGATTTGCAGAGAAGTTCTCGAACCAATGGCGGAATCAGATTACTCCTCAGACAAAGTCAGCTTCTCTGTCGCCAAACTCAGAATCAGAGATCAAGAAGAAGCCTCATCGTCTTTACCTCCTCCACTTGAATCTTCATCCTTACTCGCAGAACACAGAAAGCGCCATGGACTGTACTATCTCTCCTCTCAGAAAAGCGAAGACCACAACGACAGAGAAGGCAACGATAACAACACGTCAAACGAATACCCACCAGCGAATGAGATATCTGTGGACTCGTTTAAACCCAagaaaaagatatcaaaaccaAGACCTGTAGTGGTGAAACTGGATGAAGGAGATGAACCAAAGAGAAAGCCAGACGCTAGTAGTAGTAACGATGAGTCTTTGTCACGTGCCATCCAAACCGCTCTTATGGGGAAAGGGAAaggcaaggagaaggagaaggaaagAGTAAAAGAGAACCACGAGATGAATGTTGATACAGAGAACATCGAACAGAGCtcaagaagagagaagaagaataagaaaaatGGTGAGAGAAGTAGTAAGCGTAGTTCACGACGGCAAAGAGGAAAAGAAGCAAGTGTAACAAAACCAGTCGAAGTCCCAGATTTGCTCTTATGA